In a genomic window of Melanotaenia boesemani isolate fMelBoe1 chromosome 1, fMelBoe1.pri, whole genome shotgun sequence:
- the LOC121648040 gene encoding uncharacterized protein LOC121648040 isoform X8, which yields MKMDHELLKEAYSSSKGSVILAHRPCQVSYVRSVTSGRLCHFGYIRSVTSGRLCHFGYIRTVTSGRLRQVGYVRTVTSGWLRQIGYVISATSGRLRQVGYVRTVTSGRLRQVGYVRTVTSGRLRQVGFVISATSGRLRHFGYVRSAMSFRLYQDGYVISATSDRLCHFGYIRTVTSGRLCHFGYIRTVTSGRLCHFGYIRTVTSFRLRQIGYVISATSGRLCQVSYVISATSGRLRQDGYVRLATSFRLRQVGYVRLATSFRLHQDSYVRLATSFRLHQDGYVRLATSGRLRKVGYVISATSGRLCQVGYAVTAVGSS from the exons ATGAAAATGGATCATGAGCTGTTGAAGGAAGCATATTCATCATCTAAAGGCTCAGTTATACTTGCACATCGTCCGTGTCAGGTCAGCTACGTCAGGTCGGTTACGTCAGGTCGATTATGTCATTTCGGCTACATCAGGTCGGTTACGTCAGGTCGGCTTTGTCATTTCGGCTACATCAGGACGGTTACGTCAGGTCGGTTACGTCAGGTCGGTTACGTCAGGACGGTTACGTCAGGTTGGCTACGTCAGATCGGCTATGTCATTTCGGCTACATCAGGACGGTTACGTCAGGTCGGTTACGTCAGGACGGTTACGTCAGGACGGTTACGTCAGGTCGGTTACGTCAGGACGGTTACATCAGGTCGGTTACGTCAGGTCGGCTTTGTCATTTCGGCTACATCAGGACGGTTACGTCATTTCGGCTACGTCAGATCGGCTATGTCATTTCGGCTATATCAGGACGGTTACGTCATTTCGGCTACGTCAGATCGGCTATGTCATTTCGGCTATATCAGGACGGTTACGTCAGGTCGGCTTTGTCATTTCGGCTACATCAGGACGGTTACGTCAGGTCGGCTTTGTCATTTCGGCTACATCAGGACGGTTACGTCATTTCGGCTACGTCAGATCGGCTATGTCATTTCGGCTACATCAGGACGGTTATGTCAGGTCAGCTACGTCATTTCGGCTACATCAGGACGGTTACGTCAG GACGGTTACGTAAGGTTGGCTACGTCATTTCGGCTACGTCAGGTCGGTTACGTAAGGTTGGCTACGTCATTTCGGCTACATCAGGACAGTTACGTAAGGTTGGCTACGTCATTTCGGCTACATCAGGACGGTTACGTAAGGTTGGCTACGTCAGGTCGGTTACGTAAGGTTGGCTACGTCATTTCGGCTACGTCAGGTCGGTTATGTCAGGTTGGCTATGCTGTCACCGCCGTAGGCTCCTCGTAG
- the LOC121648040 gene encoding uncharacterized protein LOC121648040 isoform X5, with protein MKMDHELLKEAYSSSKGSVILAHRPCQVSYVRSVTSGRLCHFGYIRSVTSGRLCHFGYIRTVTSGRLRQVGYVRTVTSGWLRQIGYVISATSGRLRQVGYVRTVTSGRLRQVGYVRTVTSGRLRQVGFVISATSGRLRHFGYVRSAMSFRLYQDGYVISATSDRLCHFGYIRTVTSGRLCHFGYIRTVTSGRLCHFGYIRTVTSFRLRQIGYVISATSGRLCQVSYVISATSGRLRQVGYVISATSGWLRQVGYVISAKSGRLSHFGYIRMVTSGQLRHFGYVRMVTSSRQRHFGYVRTVTSGWLRQVGYVISATSGRLRKVGYVISATSGQLRKVGYVISATSGRLRKVGYVRSVT; from the exons ATGAAAATGGATCATGAGCTGTTGAAGGAAGCATATTCATCATCTAAAGGCTCAGTTATACTTGCACATCGTCCGTGTCAGGTCAGCTACGTCAGGTCGGTTACGTCAGGTCGATTATGTCATTTCGGCTACATCAGGTCGGTTACGTCAGGTCGGCTTTGTCATTTCGGCTACATCAGGACGGTTACGTCAGGTCGGTTACGTCAGGTCGGTTACGTCAGGACGGTTACGTCAGGTTGGCTACGTCAGATCGGCTATGTCATTTCGGCTACATCAGGACGGTTACGTCAGGTCGGTTACGTCAGGACGGTTACGTCAGGACGGTTACGTCAGGTCGGTTACGTCAGGACGGTTACATCAGGTCGGTTACGTCAGGTCGGCTTTGTCATTTCGGCTACATCAGGACGGTTACGTCATTTCGGCTACGTCAGATCGGCTATGTCATTTCGGCTATATCAGGACGGTTACGTCATTTCGGCTACGTCAGATCGGCTATGTCATTTCGGCTATATCAGGACGGTTACGTCAGGTCGGCTTTGTCATTTCGGCTACATCAGGACGGTTACGTCAGGTCGGCTTTGTCATTTCGGCTACATCAGGACGGTTACGTCATTTCGGCTACGTCAGATCGGCTATGTCATTTCGGCTACATCAGGACGGTTATGTCAGGTCAGCTACGTCATTTCGGCTACATCAGGACGGTTACGTCAGGTCGGCTATGTCATTTCGGCTACGTCAGGTTGGTTACGTCAGGTCGGCTATGTTATTTCGGCTAAATCAGGACGGTTAAGTCATTTCGGCTACATCAGGATGGTTACATCAGGTCAGCTACGTCATTTCGGCTACGTCAGGATGGTTACGTCAAGTCGGCAACGTCATTTCGGCTACGTCAGGACGGTTACGTCAGGTTGGTTACGTCAGGTCGGCTACGTCATTTCGGCTACATCAGGACGGTTACGTAAG GTTGGCTACGTCATTTCGGCTACATCAGGACAGTTACGTAAGGTTGGCTACGTCATTTCGGCTACATCAGGACGGTTACGTAAGGTTGGCTACGTCAGGTCGGTTACGTAA
- the LOC121648040 gene encoding uncharacterized protein LOC121648040 isoform X9, with protein MKMDHELLKEAYSSSKGSVILAHRPCQVSYVRSVTSGRLCHFGYIRSVTSGRLCHFGYIRTVTSGRLRQVGYVRTVTSGWLRQIGYVISATSGRLRQVGYVRTVTSGRLRQVGYVRTVTSGRLRQVGFVISATSGRLRHFGYVRSAMSFRLYQDGYVISATSDRLCHFGYIRTVTSGRLCHFGYIRTVTSGRLCHFGYIRTVTSFRLRQIGYVISATSGRLCQVSYVISATSGRLRQVGYVISATSGWLRQVGYVISAKSGRLSHFGYIRMVTSGRLRKVGYVISATSGQLRKVGYVISATSGRLRKVGYVRSVT; from the exons ATGAAAATGGATCATGAGCTGTTGAAGGAAGCATATTCATCATCTAAAGGCTCAGTTATACTTGCACATCGTCCGTGTCAGGTCAGCTACGTCAGGTCGGTTACGTCAGGTCGATTATGTCATTTCGGCTACATCAGGTCGGTTACGTCAGGTCGGCTTTGTCATTTCGGCTACATCAGGACGGTTACGTCAGGTCGGTTACGTCAGGTCGGTTACGTCAGGACGGTTACGTCAGGTTGGCTACGTCAGATCGGCTATGTCATTTCGGCTACATCAGGACGGTTACGTCAGGTCGGTTACGTCAGGACGGTTACGTCAGGACGGTTACGTCAGGTCGGTTACGTCAGGACGGTTACATCAGGTCGGTTACGTCAGGTCGGCTTTGTCATTTCGGCTACATCAGGACGGTTACGTCATTTCGGCTACGTCAGATCGGCTATGTCATTTCGGCTATATCAGGACGGTTACGTCATTTCGGCTACGTCAGATCGGCTATGTCATTTCGGCTATATCAGGACGGTTACGTCAGGTCGGCTTTGTCATTTCGGCTACATCAGGACGGTTACGTCAGGTCGGCTTTGTCATTTCGGCTACATCAGGACGGTTACGTCATTTCGGCTACGTCAGATCGGCTATGTCATTTCGGCTACATCAGGACGGTTATGTCAGGTCAGCTACGTCATTTCGGCTACATCAGGACGGTTACGTCAGGTCGGCTATGTCATTTCGGCTACGTCAGGTTGGTTACGTCAGGTCGGCTATGTTATTTCGGCTAAATCAGGACGGTTAAGTCATTTCGGCTACATCAGGATGGTTACATCAG GTCGGTTACGTAAGGTTGGCTACGTCATTTCGGCTACATCAGGACAGTTACGTAAGGTTGGCTACGTCATTTCGGCTACATCAGGACGGTTACGTAAGGTTGGCTACGTCAGGTCGGTTACGTAA
- the LOC121648040 gene encoding uncharacterized protein LOC121648040 isoform X4, with product MKMDHELLKEAYSSSKGSVILAHRPCQVSYVRSVTSGRLCHFGYIRSVTSGRLCHFGYIRTVTSGRLRQVGYVRTVTSGWLRQIGYVISATSGRLRQVGYVRTVTSGRLRQVGYVRTVTSGRLRQVGFVISATSGRLRHFGYVRSAMSFRLYQDGYVISATSDRLCHFGYIRTVTSGRLCHFGYIRTVTSGRLCHFGYIRTVTSFRLRQIGYVISATSGRLCQVSYVISATSGRLRQVGYVISATSGWLRQVGYVISAKSGRLSHFGYIRMVTSGQLRHFGYVRMVTSSRQRHFGYVRTVTSGWLRQVGYVISATSGRLRKVGYVISATSGRLRKVGYVISATSGRLRKVGYVISATSGRLCQVGYAVTAVGSS from the exons ATGAAAATGGATCATGAGCTGTTGAAGGAAGCATATTCATCATCTAAAGGCTCAGTTATACTTGCACATCGTCCGTGTCAGGTCAGCTACGTCAGGTCGGTTACGTCAGGTCGATTATGTCATTTCGGCTACATCAGGTCGGTTACGTCAGGTCGGCTTTGTCATTTCGGCTACATCAGGACGGTTACGTCAGGTCGGTTACGTCAGGTCGGTTACGTCAGGACGGTTACGTCAGGTTGGCTACGTCAGATCGGCTATGTCATTTCGGCTACATCAGGACGGTTACGTCAGGTCGGTTACGTCAGGACGGTTACGTCAGGACGGTTACGTCAGGTCGGTTACGTCAGGACGGTTACATCAGGTCGGTTACGTCAGGTCGGCTTTGTCATTTCGGCTACATCAGGACGGTTACGTCATTTCGGCTACGTCAGATCGGCTATGTCATTTCGGCTATATCAGGACGGTTACGTCATTTCGGCTACGTCAGATCGGCTATGTCATTTCGGCTATATCAGGACGGTTACGTCAGGTCGGCTTTGTCATTTCGGCTACATCAGGACGGTTACGTCAGGTCGGCTTTGTCATTTCGGCTACATCAGGACGGTTACGTCATTTCGGCTACGTCAGATCGGCTATGTCATTTCGGCTACATCAGGACGGTTATGTCAGGTCAGCTACGTCATTTCGGCTACATCAGGACGGTTACGTCAGGTCGGCTATGTCATTTCGGCTACGTCAGGTTGGTTACGTCAGGTCGGCTATGTTATTTCGGCTAAATCAGGACGGTTAAGTCATTTCGGCTACATCAGGATGGTTACATCAGGTCAGCTACGTCATTTCGGCTACGTCAGGATGGTTACGTCAAGTCGGCAACGTCATTTCGGCTACGTCAGGACGGTTACGTCAGGTTGGTTACGTCAGGTCGGCTACGTCATTTCGGCTACATCAGGACGGTTACGTAAGGTTGGCTACGTCATTTCGGCTACATCAGGACGGTTACGTAAGGTTGGCTACGTCATTTCGGCTACGTCAG GTCGGTTACGTAAGGTTGGCTACGTCATTTCGGCTACGTCAGGTCGGTTATGTCAGGTTGGCTATGCTGTCACCGCCGTAGGCTCCTCGTAG
- the LOC121648040 gene encoding uncharacterized protein LOC121648040 isoform X1: MKMDHELLKEAYSSSKGSVILAHRPCQVSYVRSVTSGRLCHFGYIRSVTSGRLCHFGYIRTVTSGRLRQVGYVRTVTSGWLRQIGYVISATSGRLRQVGYVRTVTSGRLRQVGYVRTVTSGRLRQVGFVISATSGRLRHFGYVRSAMSFRLYQDGYVISATSDRLCHFGYIRTVTSGRLCHFGYIRTVTSGRLCHFGYIRTVTSFRLRQIGYVISATSGRLCQVSYVISATSGRLRQVGYVISATSGWLRQVGYVISAKSGRLSHFGYIRMVTSGQLRHFGYVRMVTSSRQRHFGYVRTVTSGWLRQVGYVISATSGRLRKVGYVISATSGRLRKVGYVISATSGWLCCHRRRLLVGPQRVDSSPSQPDMLMLHKDVSFFSFVCAVKGSADRSFLHLLPRSWEDAGHNCSKTGNTCQS, translated from the exons ATGAAAATGGATCATGAGCTGTTGAAGGAAGCATATTCATCATCTAAAGGCTCAGTTATACTTGCACATCGTCCGTGTCAGGTCAGCTACGTCAGGTCGGTTACGTCAGGTCGATTATGTCATTTCGGCTACATCAGGTCGGTTACGTCAGGTCGGCTTTGTCATTTCGGCTACATCAGGACGGTTACGTCAGGTCGGTTACGTCAGGTCGGTTACGTCAGGACGGTTACGTCAGGTTGGCTACGTCAGATCGGCTATGTCATTTCGGCTACATCAGGACGGTTACGTCAGGTCGGTTACGTCAGGACGGTTACGTCAGGACGGTTACGTCAGGTCGGTTACGTCAGGACGGTTACATCAGGTCGGTTACGTCAGGTCGGCTTTGTCATTTCGGCTACATCAGGACGGTTACGTCATTTCGGCTACGTCAGATCGGCTATGTCATTTCGGCTATATCAGGACGGTTACGTCATTTCGGCTACGTCAGATCGGCTATGTCATTTCGGCTATATCAGGACGGTTACGTCAGGTCGGCTTTGTCATTTCGGCTACATCAGGACGGTTACGTCAGGTCGGCTTTGTCATTTCGGCTACATCAGGACGGTTACGTCATTTCGGCTACGTCAGATCGGCTATGTCATTTCGGCTACATCAGGACGGTTATGTCAGGTCAGCTACGTCATTTCGGCTACATCAGGACGGTTACGTCAGGTCGGCTATGTCATTTCGGCTACGTCAGGTTGGTTACGTCAGGTCGGCTATGTTATTTCGGCTAAATCAGGACGGTTAAGTCATTTCGGCTACATCAGGATGGTTACATCAGGTCAGCTACGTCATTTCGGCTACGTCAGGATGGTTACGTCAAGTCGGCAACGTCATTTCGGCTACGTCAGGACGGTTACGTCAGGTTGGTTACGTCAGGTCGGCTACGTCATTTCGGCTACATCAGGACGGTTACGTAAGGTTGGCTACGTCATTTCGGCTACATCAGGACGGTTACGTAAGGTTGGCTACGTCATTTCGGCTACGTCAG GTTGGCTATGCTGTCACCGCCGTAGGCTCCTCGTAGGTCCACAGAGGGTCGACTCATCCCCTTCCCAACCAGACATGCTAATGCTACACAAAGATGTTTCCTTCTTCTCATTTGTTTGCGCTGTAAAAGGTTCAGCAGATAGAtcatttcttcatcttcttccacGATCTTGGGAAGACGCCGGCCACAATTGTTCTAAAACCGGAAATACTTGCCAGAGCTGA
- the LOC121648040 gene encoding uncharacterized protein LOC121648040 isoform X7 has translation MKMDHELLKEAYSSSKGSVILAHRPCQVSYVRSVTSGRLCHFGYIRSVTSGRLCHFGYIRTVTSGRLRQVGYVRTVTSGWLRQIGYVISATSGRLRQVGYVRTVTSGRLRQVGYVRTVTSGRLRQVGFVISATSGRLRHFGYVRSAMSFRLYQDGYVISATSDRLCHFGYIRTVTSGRLCHFGYIRTVTSGRLCHFGYIRTVTSFRLRQIGYVISATSGRLCQVGYVISATSGRLRKVGYVISATSGRLRKVGYVISATSGWLCCHRRRLLVGPQRVDSSPSQPDMLMLHKDVSFFSFVCAVKGSADRSFLHLLPRSWEDAGHNCSKTGNTCQS, from the exons ATGAAAATGGATCATGAGCTGTTGAAGGAAGCATATTCATCATCTAAAGGCTCAGTTATACTTGCACATCGTCCGTGTCAGGTCAGCTACGTCAGGTCGGTTACGTCAGGTCGATTATGTCATTTCGGCTACATCAGGTCGGTTACGTCAGGTCGGCTTTGTCATTTCGGCTACATCAGGACGGTTACGTCAGGTCGGTTACGTCAGGTCGGTTACGTCAGGACGGTTACGTCAGGTTGGCTACGTCAGATCGGCTATGTCATTTCGGCTACATCAGGACGGTTACGTCAGGTCGGTTACGTCAGGACGGTTACGTCAGGACGGTTACGTCAGGTCGGTTACGTCAGGACGGTTACATCAGGTCGGTTACGTCAGGTCGGCTTTGTCATTTCGGCTACATCAGGACGGTTACGTCATTTCGGCTACGTCAGATCGGCTATGTCATTTCGGCTATATCAGGACGGTTACGTCATTTCGGCTACGTCAGATCGGCTATGTCATTTCGGCTATATCAGGACGGTTACGTCAGGTCGGCTTTGTCATTTCGGCTACATCAGGACGGTTACGTCAGGTCGGCTTTGTCATTTCGGCTACATCAGGACGGTTACGTCATTTCGGCTACGTCAGATCGGCTATGTCATTTCGGCTACATCAGGACGGTTATGTCAG GTCGGCTACGTCATTTCGGCTACATCAGGACGGTTACGTAAGGTTGGCTACGTCATTTCGGCTACATCAGGACGGTTACGTAAGGTTGGCTACGTCATTTCGGCTACGTCAG GTTGGCTATGCTGTCACCGCCGTAGGCTCCTCGTAGGTCCACAGAGGGTCGACTCATCCCCTTCCCAACCAGACATGCTAATGCTACACAAAGATGTTTCCTTCTTCTCATTTGTTTGCGCTGTAAAAGGTTCAGCAGATAGAtcatttcttcatcttcttccacGATCTTGGGAAGACGCCGGCCACAATTGTTCTAAAACCGGAAATACTTGCCAGAGCTGA
- the LOC121648040 gene encoding uncharacterized protein LOC121648040 isoform X3 — translation MKMDHELLKEAYSSSKGSVILAHRPCQVSYVRSVTSGRLCHFGYIRTVTSGRLRQVGYVRTVTSGWLRQIGYVISATSGRLRQVGYVRTVTSGRLRQVGYVRTVTSGRLRQVGFVISATSGRLRHFGYVRSAMSFRLYQDGYVISATSDRLCHFGYIRTVTSGRLCHFGYIRTVTSGRLCHFGYIRTVTSFRLRQIGYVISATSGRLCQVSYVISATSGRLRQVGYVISATSGWLRQVGYVISAKSGRLSHFGYIRMVTSGQLRHFGYVRMVTSSRQRHFGYVRTVTSGWLRQVGYVISATSGRLRKVGYVISATSGRLRKVGYVISATSGWLCCHRRRLLVGPQRVDSSPSQPDMLMLHKDVSFFSFVCAVKGSADRSFLHLLPRSWEDAGHNCSKTGNTCQS, via the exons ATGAAAATGGATCATGAGCTGTTGAAGGAAGCATATTCATCATCTAAAGGCTCAGTTATACTTGCACATCGTCCGTGTCAGGTCAGCTACGTCAG GTCGGTTACGTCAGGTCGGCTTTGTCATTTCGGCTACATCAGGACGGTTACGTCAGGTCGGTTACGTCAGGTCGGTTACGTCAGGACGGTTACGTCAGGTTGGCTACGTCAGATCGGCTATGTCATTTCGGCTACATCAGGACGGTTACGTCAGGTCGGTTACGTCAGGACGGTTACGTCAGGACGGTTACGTCAGGTCGGTTACGTCAGGACGGTTACATCAGGTCGGTTACGTCAGGTCGGCTTTGTCATTTCGGCTACATCAGGACGGTTACGTCATTTCGGCTACGTCAGATCGGCTATGTCATTTCGGCTATATCAGGACGGTTACGTCATTTCGGCTACGTCAGATCGGCTATGTCATTTCGGCTATATCAGGACGGTTACGTCAGGTCGGCTTTGTCATTTCGGCTACATCAGGACGGTTACGTCAGGTCGGCTTTGTCATTTCGGCTACATCAGGACGGTTACGTCATTTCGGCTACGTCAGATCGGCTATGTCATTTCGGCTACATCAGGACGGTTATGTCAGGTCAGCTACGTCATTTCGGCTACATCAGGACGGTTACGTCAGGTCGGCTATGTCATTTCGGCTACGTCAGGTTGGTTACGTCAGGTCGGCTATGTTATTTCGGCTAAATCAGGACGGTTAAGTCATTTCGGCTACATCAGGATGGTTACATCAGGTCAGCTACGTCATTTCGGCTACGTCAGGATGGTTACGTCAAGTCGGCAACGTCATTTCGGCTACGTCAGGACGGTTACGTCAGGTTGGTTACGTCAGGTCGGCTACGTCATTTCGGCTACATCAGGACGGTTACGTAAGGTTGGCTACGTCATTTCGGCTACATCAGGACGGTTACGTAAGGTTGGCTACGTCATTTCGGCTACGTCAG GTTGGCTATGCTGTCACCGCCGTAGGCTCCTCGTAGGTCCACAGAGGGTCGACTCATCCCCTTCCCAACCAGACATGCTAATGCTACACAAAGATGTTTCCTTCTTCTCATTTGTTTGCGCTGTAAAAGGTTCAGCAGATAGAtcatttcttcatcttcttccacGATCTTGGGAAGACGCCGGCCACAATTGTTCTAAAACCGGAAATACTTGCCAGAGCTGA
- the LOC121648040 gene encoding uncharacterized protein LOC121648040 isoform X2, giving the protein MKMDHELLKEAYSSSKGSVILAHRPCQVSYVRSVTSGRLCHFGYIRSVTSGRLCHFGYIRTVTSGRLRQVGYVRTVTSGWLRQIGYVISATSGRLRQVGYVRTVTSGRLRQVGFVISATSGRLRHFGYVRSAMSFRLYQDGYVISATSDRLCHFGYIRTVTSGRLCHFGYIRTVTSGRLCHFGYIRTVTSFRLRQIGYVISATSGRLCQVSYVISATSGRLRQVGYVISATSGWLRQVGYVISAKSGRLSHFGYIRMVTSGQLRHFGYVRMVTSSRQRHFGYVRTVTSGWLRQVGYVISATSGRLRKVGYVISATSGRLRKVGYVISATSGWLCCHRRRLLVGPQRVDSSPSQPDMLMLHKDVSFFSFVCAVKGSADRSFLHLLPRSWEDAGHNCSKTGNTCQS; this is encoded by the exons ATGAAAATGGATCATGAGCTGTTGAAGGAAGCATATTCATCATCTAAAGGCTCAGTTATACTTGCACATCGTCCGTGTCAGGTCAGCTACGTCAGGTCGGTTACGTCAGGTCGATTATGTCATTTCGGCTACATCAGGTCGGTTACGTCAGGTCGGCTTTGTCATTTCGGCTACATCAGGACGGTTACGTCAGGTCGGTTACGTCAGGTCGGTTACGTCAGGACGGTTACGTCAGGTTGGCTACGTCAGATCGGCTATGTCATTTCGGCTACATCAGGACGGTTACGTCAG GTCGGTTACGTCAGGACGGTTACATCAGGTCGGTTACGTCAGGTCGGCTTTGTCATTTCGGCTACATCAGGACGGTTACGTCATTTCGGCTACGTCAGATCGGCTATGTCATTTCGGCTATATCAGGACGGTTACGTCATTTCGGCTACGTCAGATCGGCTATGTCATTTCGGCTATATCAGGACGGTTACGTCAGGTCGGCTTTGTCATTTCGGCTACATCAGGACGGTTACGTCAGGTCGGCTTTGTCATTTCGGCTACATCAGGACGGTTACGTCATTTCGGCTACGTCAGATCGGCTATGTCATTTCGGCTACATCAGGACGGTTATGTCAGGTCAGCTACGTCATTTCGGCTACATCAGGACGGTTACGTCAGGTCGGCTATGTCATTTCGGCTACGTCAGGTTGGTTACGTCAGGTCGGCTATGTTATTTCGGCTAAATCAGGACGGTTAAGTCATTTCGGCTACATCAGGATGGTTACATCAGGTCAGCTACGTCATTTCGGCTACGTCAGGATGGTTACGTCAAGTCGGCAACGTCATTTCGGCTACGTCAGGACGGTTACGTCAGGTTGGTTACGTCAGGTCGGCTACGTCATTTCGGCTACATCAGGACGGTTACGTAAGGTTGGCTACGTCATTTCGGCTACATCAGGACGGTTACGTAAGGTTGGCTACGTCATTTCGGCTACGTCAG GTTGGCTATGCTGTCACCGCCGTAGGCTCCTCGTAGGTCCACAGAGGGTCGACTCATCCCCTTCCCAACCAGACATGCTAATGCTACACAAAGATGTTTCCTTCTTCTCATTTGTTTGCGCTGTAAAAGGTTCAGCAGATAGAtcatttcttcatcttcttccacGATCTTGGGAAGACGCCGGCCACAATTGTTCTAAAACCGGAAATACTTGCCAGAGCTGA
- the LOC121648040 gene encoding uncharacterized protein LOC121648040 isoform X6 — protein MSFRLHQVGYVRSALSFRLHQDGYVRSVTSGRLRQDGYVRLATSDRLCHFGYIRTVTSGRLRHFGYVRSAMSFRLYQDGYVISATSDRLCHFGYIRTVTSGRLCHFGYIRTVTSGRLCHFGYIRTVTSFRLRQIGYVISATSGRLCQVSYVISATSGRLRQVGYVISATSGWLRQVGYVISAKSGRLSHFGYIRMVTSGQLRHFGYVRMVTSSRQRHFGYVRTVTSGWLRQVGYVISATSGRLRKVGYVISATSGRLRKVGYVISATSGWLCCHRRRLLVGPQRVDSSPSQPDMLMLHKDVSFFSFVCAVKGSADRSFLHLLPRSWEDAGHNCSKTGNTCQS, from the exons ATGTCATTTCGGCTACATCAGGTCGGTTACGTCAGGTCGGCTTTGTCATTTCGGCTACATCAGGACGGTTACGTCAGGTCGGTTACGTCAGGTCGGTTACGTCAGGACGGTTACGTCAGGTTGGCTACGTCAGATCGGCTATGTCATTTCGGCTACATCAGGACGGTTACGTCAG GACGGTTACGTCATTTCGGCTACGTCAGATCGGCTATGTCATTTCGGCTATATCAGGACGGTTACGTCATTTCGGCTACGTCAGATCGGCTATGTCATTTCGGCTATATCAGGACGGTTACGTCAGGTCGGCTTTGTCATTTCGGCTACATCAGGACGGTTACGTCAGGTCGGCTTTGTCATTTCGGCTACATCAGGACGGTTACGTCATTTCGGCTACGTCAGATCGGCTATGTCATTTCGGCTACATCAGGACGGTTATGTCAGGTCAGCTACGTCATTTCGGCTACATCAGGACGGTTACGTCAGGTCGGCTATGTCATTTCGGCTACGTCAGGTTGGTTACGTCAGGTCGGCTATGTTATTTCGGCTAAATCAGGACGGTTAAGTCATTTCGGCTACATCAGGATGGTTACATCAGGTCAGCTACGTCATTTCGGCTACGTCAGGATGGTTACGTCAAGTCGGCAACGTCATTTCGGCTACGTCAGGACGGTTACGTCAGGTTGGTTACGTCAGGTCGGCTACGTCATTTCGGCTACATCAGGACGGTTACGTAAGGTTGGCTACGTCATTTCGGCTACATCAGGACGGTTACGTAAGGTTGGCTACGTCATTTCGGCTACGTCAG GTTGGCTATGCTGTCACCGCCGTAGGCTCCTCGTAGGTCCACAGAGGGTCGACTCATCCCCTTCCCAACCAGACATGCTAATGCTACACAAAGATGTTTCCTTCTTCTCATTTGTTTGCGCTGTAAAAGGTTCAGCAGATAGAtcatttcttcatcttcttccacGATCTTGGGAAGACGCCGGCCACAATTGTTCTAAAACCGGAAATACTTGCCAGAGCTGA
- the LOC121648040 gene encoding uncharacterized protein LOC121648040 isoform X10, producing the protein MSFRLHQVGYVRSALSFRLHQDGYVRSVTSGRLRQDGYVRLATSDRLCHFGYIRTVTSGRLRQDGYIRSVTSGRLCHFGYIRTVTSFRLRQIGYVISAISGRLRHFGYVRSAMSFRLYQDGYVRSALSFRLHQDGYVRSALSFRLHQDGYVISATSDRLCHFGYIRTVMSGQLRHFGYIRTVTSGRLRKVGYVISATSGRLRKVGYVISATSGQLRKVGYVISATSGRLRKVGYVRSVT; encoded by the exons ATGTCATTTCGGCTACATCAGGTCGGTTACGTCAGGTCGGCTTTGTCATTTCGGCTACATCAGGACGGTTACGTCAGGTCGGTTACGTCAGGTCGGTTACGTCAGGACGGTTACGTCAGGTTGGCTACGTCAGATCGGCTATGTCATTTCGGCTACATCAGGACGGTTACGTCAG GTCGGTTACGTCAGGACGGTTACATCAGGTCGGTTACGTCAGGTCGGCTTTGTCATTTCGGCTACATCAGGACGGTTACGTCATTTCGGCTACGTCAGATCGGCTATGTCATTTCGGCTATATCAGGACGGTTACGTCATTTCGGCTACGTCAGATCGGCTATGTCATTTCGGCTATATCAGGACGGTTACGTCAGGTCGGCTTTGTCATTTCGGCTACATCAGGACGGTTACGTCAGGTCGGCTTTGTCATTTCGGCTACATCAGGACGGTTACGTCATTTCGGCTACGTCAGATCGGCTATGTCATTTCGGCTACATCAGGACGGTTATGTCAGGTCAGCTACGTCATTTCGGCTACATCAGGACGGTTACGTCAG GACGGTTACGTAAGGTTGGCTACGTCATTTCGGCTACGTCAGGTCGGTTACGTAAGGTTGGCTACGTCATTTCGGCTACATCAGGACAGTTACGTAAGGTTGGCTACGTCATTTCGGCTACATCAGGACGGTTACGTAAGGTTGGCTACGTCAGGTCGGTTACGTAA